Part of the Venturia canescens isolate UGA chromosome 2, ASM1945775v1, whole genome shotgun sequence genome is shown below.
TATTTCACTGTGACTTTATTCAGCACATTGATTCTGATTTTTaccataaattcatttttttcaaacaatcttgacttgttttttctttgggaaaaaaattaaaaatatactattttCAGGCTGGATGTGTCCACTTCACCTCGGTCCCCGCGGCCCCTACTTGCGACATAAAAGTGCTTATTCTTTTGTATACCTCCGACAAAAGGGCGTACCTTGGTTTCATCCCAAACGATCAAACTGCGTTCGTCGATCGATTGCGCAAAGTGATACAACATCAAAAAAGCACGCAGGCTCTGATTCGGCAAGGACAGGTAagatgaataaagaaaaaatcaacgtcTTGCGAATTTGAACTTCAGGGTTCCGGGTCGGatgttgttttttgtttcttaaaGAAACTTCTGACTGAATTGAATATTCACAAACCAGTGTATCCTCGAGTTGAAAATTCCACCAAGTAATTTATCaacgaaaattcattatttcaattaaaaaaaaaaaaaaaaaaaaaaaacatcgtccaactttcgaataaatttaaaCTATTCCAAAAGCTGCTCGCAACGCTTTGAGTTTGCTGTCTCTAAGATTAAAGTAACTGATACTGAATATTGCCTCAGACGTTTCATCTGCTTTTCGGCAGCAGTTGCAGCAGTTTATGGAATACAGTTTTACTCTAGTAAGAATGACGAAAGAAAATTAGAAATCTGAGTCCAAGTACGAACGCCCGGGATCGAATAGGTATTTTCTCAGGCAGGGGCTGGTGCAAATGCCAATATAGCTGGTTCAATGCCAACCACTGGAATATCGCAAGGTGGTATTCACATGTCTCAAACAAACACAATGGCGATGGGCGGAGGTCAGATAACACAAAACGTCGTAGCCTCGAACGCAAACACTCAACAAGTTCTTGGTCCTTCCGGTGGACCCCAAGGACAAATGGGCATGCAACCAGGTGGCATGGGAGGATCACAACAAATTGGCCCGGGTGGCCAAGCACCGATGATGCCGCAACAACAAAGACCACCTTTTGACGATCTTGATATAGCGCGACAacaaaatttaattaaaatacATCATTTGCGTCAAACACTCGAGGCTGCTCAACAACAAGAAGCCCAATACCAATCACAAATCGAAGTTGGTGTATTTATCAATCACATTCATTCAatattaaatttatcgatacTCATTTTACCacgatcaaaatttattgtactgtttgctttttttatacaGATACAACAAAATCTCGAAGTGGCACAACAGCAAGAAATGCAGTATAAACAACAGCTAGAGGCAAgtccaacttttttcattgttctcaATCCAAGACTATAAGGTTCAACCCTGACAGATCAgaattcttgatttttttcgatctctaATTCGGTGACATAATGAACCAGTTGGTCGGTTCAAAATTAGTTAAATCGAGATGTTAAGTTGCGAGGCAGGTTTTGATTTGCCAGAGAAGAATGAAAACCATGTCATTGTGATTCCTCAGTttataatttatgaaaaaaaattacggtggaaaataataattgtacaTTGCTTGtcagtttttaatatacaatttattattaatatatgaatataaaatttaattttttgtgaaagcagGCGCAGAAAGCTCAGAGAGGTCTAAATCCTGCAGCCGCAGCAGCTATGGCAGCTCAGCAACAACCCAATGCCCAAAGGATGATGAGACCGGTCATGACAAATAGTCTTGGACTTAGGCATTTGTTACAACAGGtaggaatttttatttagttttgaatattttttcaacaaaattaaaatttctctCTCACAAAACTTATCGCAATTCTTGCACTTCCAGCAACAACCCCAATACAGACAGCAGGTGCTTGGAATGCAACAGCAAATGGTACCCCCTCGGAGTCAAATGACTGCAAGGCCAATGGCTCCTGCAAATCTTCAGAATCAACAATTCGATGATGTTCAGAATTATGATTTTCTTGGATAATTAACTTGtgaattgtaattttttaattcaaagattttttatggACTACCAGGCTAATTTATTGTCACTATCCTAAgtatgaataaaattcaattgcatATATtctgaaaaagaaatatatgtACATTATTTTTAGTATGAAGAATGTATTTTTGGTTATTTTTCCTAATAAATCTTCTACAAATTTGAGTGAGTATTCTATGTCTAGTATAGTAGACAATACACTTGGGTTCAAAAAGTTGATATCCttttttgcaatattttttcgaatgtcaATTCTGCCTGCACGCGGTGTAGAATTTCTGTAAAAAATAGATGTAGGGAAACAATATCCTCAACTTTAGAGTAGTCGTATGGTGTTCTATAGTTATGAATAGagctatatattttttctttctccattGTGTGACAAAGCTATAAATACGTACTGGTTTGTTCATTCGAGTATTTCgttatagttaattaattattgctTTGTATATGGAGTCTGTTGGTAGTGTCAGCAGTGTATAGCACTCGTCGCAGCTGTCGAGTCTATCCTGCACGAGCAGCAGCAGTAAGCAGTAGTTGCACACACGAGGAGATGTTTTCGAACGCGGCCAAGTCTCGCAaaggagatcataacttagccGAAAGTCGAGGTCTAGTTCCAAATGTCAATACAGATGTCGCTAGAGTTGTTTTCTTCGAAAGTTCGACGACAGAGATTCTCTCGATTTTGTTGGTAATTGAATTCAAGAGTTGGTTTCGTGTTAAACCACACACATTACAGTTCGACCAGAAACATTTCTACCAAAATTTAATTCTACCAGAAACATCTATACCAAAATTCATCTACACCCAGCAAATCAAGTTTCATATTTCTACCATGACCAAATACTACCCCTTAACAACTGCACcatgaatttaattttgattGCACAGATACCACATATCAACTCCACCAGAACATTTCTATTCGTAAATGTATAAACTGTAATGACTGtaccatgaaaataaataattttaaaaatgtccaccagaaaatatttctactcCAAAAATGTTATATCATATTACGTCACTACTTCACTTTTTTTGGTGAAGTAATTTTCcaggttaaaaataaaaaaatattaattaaaatttgataaaaataccttaatatataaatattagagCGCCTCaaataatgtataattttaatggatgatcataatttattcaacggtTCGGTACATACAATTTTGTATATTGATAATTATGACAATTAATCGGTGAATATTTACGAATGGATTTTGGATAAATCGTTcggtttgttttcgttcttcaCATGTTTACGTTTCACGCGTTTACGCTTGGTCGTGTTTGGACTATTCGCTATAGCGTAGTAGCAGAGCGGAGTGGGGATAGAGGCGCGTTCGGCCAGCCAGCGGGAGAGAGGGGAGACGGACGAACAACACCGGGCGGAGCTCGAGACAGGGGAGAGGCGCAGGCGCAACATGATTCGCTTCACTCACGTCGCTCGGCGCGCACAGGGAGGGGGAGCTCCGGCCCGAGGGCTGGACAGGAGTGAGCACGGAGAGAGGCGCAACACGTTTCGCTTTTCGCTTCACTCACCGCCCGGTGGGCGTAGGGTGAGGACTGGCGTGTAGCGTGAGCGCGCTATTATCGCTACGCATTGTACAGTCCAGTGCATTGAGAAAACGGGGCACGAAATACGACACGTGGAATCCTACTTTATCCtgaatgactaaaataatcttttttacaatttaatttttttcaatcaatcgataaacaaataaaatagaaaccaataaaaattggtagcggtcataattttatcaattattgtaactttaacagttatttcataattttaatagTAAATTCAATCTCGCTGAAGCAACTGATCGGTCATCTAAATTACAACATAAAAGAACTGATCGTGCGAATAGATAAAAGACACGAAAACACAACGTAACGAATATTAAagttaaaatttaataaaaaataatgattcgctCCTTGTcaatatagatttttttttctttaatttctgagATTCCTTTTTTTAACGCAACTATAGATAAGCCGATAGGGAAGTCCTCGCACtcgatattattattattacaaaatttgcaCACCTGAAtgagtatttataaaattttggtaattcgtaaaaaatagTATTGAGGCAAGGGCCAGTAACAGAAAGAGTTTAGTGACGCCTGTAACATAGCTTCGAGAGTCTTGTGTATGCTCGCACGCGCGCGTGTCCGCAAGCGAGCTAAGATGCAAGCATACCCCgagcaacgcaacgcaaagcaaagcacCTAACGCACGGTCCTAAAGCCATGGGGTTGTCGGCAAGCGAAGACGGACAGTCAGTAAATCTACTCCATAGCGGATAGTTTGACACGGTTCCGAGCTCGATACAGTTTCTGTATCACTTTGAAGTCGCGCAGGCAAGATTCCATGCAGATAAGTCGGAGTTGCAAACGCTGCACGCTAAGCAATGCACGCAACGCGTATAACCGCAGCTATGTACAGCATTACGAATAGTTTTGACTAGTCAAATGCTAACAATAGGACGCGAGTAACCGACCACGCGTGCACGCACGCGGGCACACTCGATTCTCTATGAAACGGTGGTACAGGTTTTGTCATTACAATTGTTTCTGTTACTCGACATATTGGCTTATCCATTTGCGCAAAAACGGCTTtctgggggaaaaaaacctagGGAAGAGTAGGCAAAGAAGAGCCCTCCCTGAAAAtggggatatttttttttatttatgttaattttcgtattcaatcggtcgtacaattaaataatgaattttttctctcgcgtctgtataaagttaaatttttggtgaataaaaatccaagttcattctcgaaaaaaagaccagcggaaatataactttgtgataatgaatcgcgattacgattttctgcgatacggtgaagtgataacaaaagttaaaggtgaaatgataaattccaaacgtgggaggacgaaaaaacattggaagaaaagtgtgttgaaaatatgtggAAAGTTCTTTATGATCAGAACCATGGACCATGGAGAAGGATAAGAGAATCGTAGAGGCTGAGGGAGAGCGATAGGATCGTGGAGGAAGACTGAGAGGGAGAGGATCGTCGAGGAAAACGGAGATCGCAAAGATCGCGGGAGAAAAAGgtaggaagaagatcgaggcccGTTCCTGTAACCGTGAGTAActacaccaacgatttttttttttaatatgagtgcgcgaaatatgaaaaatgattttcatgttacaAATGTAGACATTCTGCCGATTATGAATGATCAAAACACTGAACGTCAGGATGACGTTTGGATATTTCatggaagtatttttttcaaataatgaaccgttagatataatattttcatattatttattttcataatacAGTCGTTGCGATTTATAGATTTACGAATAAAATGTTCTGCAGAGTTGATATGTGGTAGTTGTGCAATCAAATTTTGGTTGAAATGTTTGTGGTAAAGATGTAAATGTGTCTTTACTCGACTGTCAACAAAGTTGAGAATCTCTGTCGtcgtatcttttttctttattatcgaAGAAAATGACCGTAACTACATCTGTGTTAACATATTTCGAACTAGACTCGGATGTTAGGTTAAATTTTTGGGTACATTCtacttggacgctgacagCATTAAGAGCAAGGAGgttaagagcatggatcagtcgactaacctcacttgttactttcgaaatcgaaattctttgatacagtttgatcgattaaaaaaaggctctgtcaacctacgcagaacgatggcaaaaatcaactgacagagcctttttttaatcggtcaaactgtgttaaagaatttcgatttctaaatttgaaactatctctctcgcactcacggttgcgatataccaactgatccatcctcttaatatAGCGGTTAATAACGCTAATGACGCTAATAACCCGCTAAATGCCCGGTGACGTACTGACACCCTGCCAGTAACACGTTTTTACTCTCTTCCCGCCAAGAAATGCACTCAACACACCACTACTACTCTCGTGTTGCTCTTGTGACCGCGAGTCTCACAgtgtaaaaattatatacatttTCCTTATTTgtaacagaaaaaatattagtactttgtataaaaataaatattaaataaagTGTGCTATTGTTTATCAGAATTCCATTCACCTCGTCGCATTCAAATCCGCTTCACTCCGTATAAGaggacaattgaaatttatatttgttttccCAGAGGACCTAAAGAGAGACCGGAGAACTATCAGGTTGCAATAGAAAATcagaaaattgtgttttcgatgggctctcaaaattttgctagaacttttttcgaatttttgtccCAATTTTCTGTCAGAACTCTGGATATTTAATCGCTATAgtataaaaagaagaaacttTGATTCAGAAACttccacaattttttcatattttcattcaattatatCTTAATGTAagacagaaaaaatcattgattttttcaattttgaaatctCTTACTCAATAACAGACGATGTGTTTTTATTACAACACCAGCATATCAATTGCGTACACAGTATTATTTTGCATGGTTACGAAAGACCCCCAAGTGATAAATGATAACAGCTATTGACCCTTTCGTCATTGAAAGTTCAAGACAGCCAAAGTATTTCTGCTTTTATTTTAGTGAGCTCATAACTCTGCTTCGACTAGCAACTTGCTTATTAATTTATCTcagattattcaattttcatttcatttttcatttattttttcagtattttcctCTGAAATTGAGTCCATAGTTTTTCACAAATAACACCATGGTTATTATGAGATTTTACAAAAAGCCTGGCCTTCTGGCTGGCCAATTGAACAATAAATTGAATGCTATTTGCAATAAAGCTAATTCTGTCAATGGATTAGACACAGAATTGTGTTATTATGTGGAATGCAAGGAAGATCTGACCAAAAAAGAAATGGATATGGTCCAATGGGTTCTCACATCACCGCTGGAGCCTCGGCACTTGGAAAATTTCAGTGTGTTggaaacaattggaaaaaactgTGAAGAATCTTtctttattgttgaagttggACCAAGGTACATggacagaatttttcatttttacaaaaagTTTTACTGTACAATATCCATTGAAACACATCATTtttacttcaatttttttttttattgtacaaaTTAAACAAACTCTGATCGAAACTGGAAACGATAGTTTTATTTGGTTGAAAaagattaaaaattaaaaaaaattgaaaagcagAATACTTAATACTAATTTCTTGGAATTTTACTCGTTGTAGGCTCAATTTCTCAACAGCATTCTCCAGCAATGCTGTATCTATATTCAAGTCTGTTGGAGTAGATAAAATTACAAGAGTCGAGGCGGGCATGAGGTATTTGGTGAAACACAGGGGAACTATGAGCAAGGAAACTGAAGAATCTGTTAGtacattttaattttattttttcgaaatatttctaatgatagaggatttttttttatccattacATTTCATACATTAGGAAGAGTGTAATAACagctataaaaaatgaaatttcatacaGAATTGAAGAGATGGAGTAAGTATATGATCCCATATAACCAATCTTaagataataaaattattctgaAGAATATTTGTAACATTTGCTGAATGTCGTATTGGTATCTAGATTGCTATTTTCAAAGGTTATTTACAGGATAgaataaatggaaaatcgtTAACGCTTGTTCTTGTATTTCGTCTACATgtaattttaaatatttatgtatTCTTTAATAAGCACATACAAAAATtggaattaaatgaaaaaagtttatttaatCGGCTAATAAGACAAAAGTATTTCACTAAAACTCACGGTTTTCTATGAAATACACTTATCTTACGAACAATTATTTCTAGATCGTCAGTGTGCTTCATGACAGGATGACCGAATGTCGTTATTCGAAACCAATTGAGTCGTTTGACCATGGATTCAGACCAGAAAAGTGGTTCGAGGTTGATATTCttaaaaatggaagaaaggCATTGGAAGatgtcaatgaaaaattaggTCAGATAAGtagtttaaataaaatatgcaGCCTTATGAAAATCTGATTAGATTAatcaaaattcattaaattccACAGGACTTGCATTCGACAACTGGGACTTGGACTTTTACACGGAATTGTTCGGTTCCAAATTGAAGCGTAATCCAACAAGCGTAGAATGTTTCGATTTAGCTCAATCGAACAGCGAGCACAGCCGTCATTGGTTTTTCCGCGGTTCAATGATTATCGACggcgaaaaaaaggaaaaaactttgtttgaTCTGATCATTGATACTCAGTCGAGCTCGAATCAAAATAACGTTATTAAATTCAAGGATAACAGTAGCGCAATCGAAGGCTTCGAAACGACGGTCCTTCGGCCACACCAAAGTCATTCTGCAAGTCCCTTGAGACtcgaaaaactcaaaaaacaCCTCATTTTCACTGCTGAGACGCACAACTTTCCTACTGGGGTTGCGCCATTCAGGtaaattaattttcatgttcagttCTCGTGCGCTGCAAGCATTCCTCGACatcaaaacatttttgtaagcaaaatgtgggaaaatGCCTGAATATTACTTATtcactttttaaaactatttGCAGCGGTGCTACAACGGGAACAGGTGGTCGAATAAGAGATATTCAAGGAGTTGGACGAGGTGGCTATTACACGGCTGGAACAGCCGGGTATTCAGTCGGAAATCTTCACATCCCAGGTCACTATATGCACAacaaaaatatacttttttgATTTGCTGTAATTGACTCTTTCCATTCTACCTTACTATGTTTTTACGCtaccgaaatatttttcattctcgaaaAATCAGTGTCGAGATTATTCAACGAATCACattcgaaatttgaaatttttgttcaatctcTCCCCCTTATCCTTCTAATTATTTACATTCGACTTCCGTCAATTCTATTCGAACTCATCACACGTTGAATTTGTGATTAAAAACCAAAAACAGGGTACGATTTACcgtgggaagaaaaaaatgttttgtatcCTGACAACATGGCATCACCGTTGGATATATTAATCGAAGCGAGTAATGGAGCATCGGATTATGGGAATAAATTTGGCGAACCAGTCATATCGGGATTTGCAAGGTCCTTCGGGATGAAATGTTCGAACGGCGATCGCCGGGAGTGGATCAAACCCATTATGTTCAGCGGTGGTCTTGGCACTGTAGACTCAACCATGACGGAAAAAATACTCCCGGAAAAAGGTAAATAATGTTGATAAACAGCACATCGATCGAATGATAAATCACTCAAAGAGTGTGAACTTTTGTTTCTATTCAATCGAAAGAAGTTTTtggcttgaatttttttttgaaaataatcagaacatcaaaaaaattcaactcgatatacttgaaaaaaaacaacaatagtATGCTGGTTCTAAACAAAGTTTTGGTTTGAATCCTAGTAAAGTCATAAATGTGTTAAAGTtgcaaaaatgaatgaatttcgAATCGAAATTAATCGTATGACAATTGATTTTACAGGAATGGAGGTGATAAAAATTGGCGGTCCCGTTTATCGGATCGGCGTAGGTGGTGGTTCTGCAAGTTCCGTCGAGGTaccttgaaaattgaagattctCAAACCGTACATTAATGTAtagaaaaattctcattataATCCACTCAAGAATGAGGTTTAATAGAAATTTGTCAGGTTCAAGGTGACAACAAGACCGAATTGGATTTCGGTGCTGTACAACGTGGTGATGCTGAGATGGAACAAAAGTTGAATCGATTGGTCCGTGCGTGTGCAGAAATGGGCGACAAAAATCCGATTTTGAGTATCCATGATCAAGGAGCTGGTGGCAATGGTACGTTTTCACCAAGAATCACCTGTTTTTGTCACATTCATTAATAACGACGAAAAATCGTCGATATAAGAATTAACaatgaattatgaaatttttgcaGGAAACGTATTGAAAGAAATAGTTGAGCCTGCCGGAGCTGTAATTTTCACTCGTAATTTTGAGCTTGGTGACGAAAGCATCAGTACGATGGAACTTTGGGGAGCGGAGTATCAAGAAAACGATGCCATATTATGTAGGAAAGAAGACGGtcaattgctgaaaaaaattgcaaaacgtgaaaaatgtcCAATCAATTTTGTGGGTACTGTGACCGGTATGGGAAAGATTGTTCTTTCAGAAGAGGAACATTGCGATCcgacaaaatatttaaacGGGACCGAAGATCGTAATTTAAGACATCCCGTAGATTTAGAACTTGAACTCGTTCTTGGTAAAATGCCTCAGAAGGTTCGCTTTCTTCTTGGTTCTTCCTCGCCTTCTTTGATTTccttaatcatttttattattaaaaattcgtcCATTTTCCGGATAGACTTTTCACCTGAAGCGAGAAACTGTAATGATGCAACCGATTACACCTTGGAGCACTTTGTCCAGCCGAAAAGGACTCGAAGAAGCTCTTTCTAGAGTTTTACGACTTCCGTCTGTGGCCAGCAAACGTTATTTAACAAACAAAGTCGATCGTTGCGTTACTGGACTCGTAGCTCAGCAACAATGCGTTGGACCTTTACACACTCCTCTTGCGGATGTCGCCGTCACCGCAATATCACAATTCTCAACTGTGAGTGAAAAGACATTGGTTGTTTCCAgttctatttttattgattataaAATGCATCAATTTTGATTTACGAGACTACCGTTCCGTTCTCCAGGTTGGAACAGCGACTTCTATCGGTGAACAACCTATAAAGGGTCTCGTCAATGTTTCCGCGGGTGCCCGAATGACCGTGACTGAATCATTGACGAATCtcgtttttgcaaaaatcagtGACTTGAAGGTGAATATGACAAACCAAACAAACTCCGTTTTAATTCTTTACAAGTGATAACTATGTTTTCtagaaaattggagttcagttctcaaaaattttcattttcgcaaaaaatcttcacaaataaaatttcaacagttcaattaaattttcaaatgtcgaatttaaggaaaaatattgtgaaGAATTGAATCACAAATgaacggaaaatgattttttccaggATGTTAAATGCAGTGGAAAT
Proteins encoded:
- the Pfas gene encoding phosphoribosylformylglycinamidine synthase — its product is MVIMRFYKKPGLLAGQLNNKLNAICNKANSVNGLDTELCYYVECKEDLTKKEMDMVQWVLTSPLEPRHLENFSVLETIGKNCEESFFIVEVGPRLNFSTAFSSNAVSIFKSVGVDKITRVEAGMRYLVKHRGTMSKETEESIVSVLHDRMTECRYSKPIESFDHGFRPEKWFEVDILKNGRKALEDVNEKLGLAFDNWDLDFYTELFGSKLKRNPTSVECFDLAQSNSEHSRHWFFRGSMIIDGEKKEKTLFDLIIDTQSSSNQNNVIKFKDNSSAIEGFETTVLRPHQSHSASPLRLEKLKKHLIFTAETHNFPTGVAPFSGATTGTGGRIRDIQGVGRGGYYTAGTAGYSVGNLHIPGYDLPWEEKNVLYPDNMASPLDILIEASNGASDYGNKFGEPVISGFARSFGMKCSNGDRREWIKPIMFSGGLGTVDSTMTEKILPEKGMEVIKIGGPVYRIGVGGGSASSVEVQGDNKTELDFGAVQRGDAEMEQKLNRLVRACAEMGDKNPILSIHDQGAGGNGNVLKEIVEPAGAVIFTRNFELGDESISTMELWGAEYQENDAILCRKEDGQLLKKIAKREKCPINFVGTVTGMGKIVLSEEEHCDPTKYLNGTEDRNLRHPVDLELELVLGKMPQKTFHLKRETVMMQPITPWSTLSSRKGLEEALSRVLRLPSVASKRYLTNKVDRCVTGLVAQQQCVGPLHTPLADVAVTAISQFSTVGTATSIGEQPIKGLVNVSAGARMTVTESLTNLVFAKISDLKDVKCSGNWMWAAKLPGEGAALYEACESMCSIMKDYGIAIDGGKDSLSMAARIGKEVVKAPGTLVISSYAPCPDIRLVVTPDLKSPAMGKEGCLLFVDLSNNKSRLGGTALAQVYQQLGDTVPDVNNVEHVKNAFAATQALIGERKILAGHDVSDGGLITCLLEMAFAGISGVDINIGHKSGLPIEILFAEEVGWVLEVDENDRDYVLKTFESFNAPVFPIGKSIGLGLESKVIVSVNNDLLLDSSVLCLMKIWEETSYRLELRQTNVNCANEEYDGLKDRTVPAYNLTFDPDIIPVSRASSSFSPQVKVAVIREEGINGDREMAASLAEAGFEVWDVTMQDLCTSEISMDQFRGIIFPGGFSYADVLGSAKGWAATLLFDSRLRNQVDHFLNRQDTFSLGVCNGCQLMSLLGWIGSDLNDQGKTDSQVNIMLDHNQSERFECRWTTVKIEKSAAIMLQGMENSVMGVWVAHGEGRFTFRNNEILEELKKRNCLAIKYTDDLGNPTEKYPLNPNGSVDGIAGICSSNGRHLAMMPHPERCTQTWQWPYIPQNWTNVRSPWQKIFDNAHAWCKATCQTS